In a genomic window of Candidatus Tumulicola sp.:
- the tkt gene encoding transketolase translates to MPNSPADEQRIDAIRFLAVDAVQKANSGHPGMPLGAAAMAYALWTRKLRFNPKDPHWLNRDRFVLSAGHGSMLLYALLYLTGYDMSLDDLKSFRQLDSKTPGHPETERTAGVEATTGPLGQGIANAVGMAIAEAHLGAVNNRDDQPVVDHYTYCICGDGDLMEGISQESISLAGHLKLGKLIAFYDDNLVTLAGPSDLALSDDPVQRFEASDWHTQFIPADQGNDVDAIEHAIDVAQNVTDRPSLIVVRTHIGYGSPRQDSYLAHGEPLGPDNVKKTKEELGWPVEPAFYVPDDVLAWFRDVGAKGAGLEARWQTMFDAWKTGNADLGAQLERALRKEIPANLPWPSFDAGNGNVATRDAGGTVMNAIAAALPELVGGSGDLDPSTKTYLKNCGDFQPNEYAGRNIHYGVREHAMVAINNGIALHGGLLPFGATFFNFSDYCKPAIRLACLSKLHCILVFTHDSFFLGEDGPTHQPVEQLAMLRATPNCYVVRPADALEVTEAWKLAVARDGSPWILVLTRQKVPFLGARDAAVSKGAYVLTDADGGKPDLILIATGSEVSLAVDVKKLLDAKGRKTRVVSMPCWELFDQQPQSYKDDVLPPGVGARISIEAGATMGWSKYVGDRGLSVGIDHFGASAPAADLAKAFGFTPDRIAQLALDAYAPTQS, encoded by the coding sequence GTGCCGAATAGCCCCGCTGATGAGCAACGTATCGATGCCATCCGCTTTCTCGCGGTCGATGCGGTGCAAAAAGCCAACTCGGGCCACCCGGGCATGCCGCTCGGAGCGGCAGCTATGGCCTACGCGCTATGGACCCGCAAGCTCCGCTTCAATCCCAAGGATCCGCACTGGCTCAACCGCGACCGCTTCGTGCTGTCGGCCGGACACGGGTCGATGCTGCTCTACGCCCTGCTCTACCTAACCGGCTACGACATGTCGCTGGACGACTTGAAGTCGTTCCGCCAGCTCGATAGCAAAACGCCCGGCCACCCGGAGACCGAACGCACGGCGGGCGTCGAAGCCACGACCGGGCCGCTGGGCCAGGGCATCGCCAATGCGGTCGGCATGGCGATCGCCGAGGCTCATTTAGGCGCGGTCAATAATCGCGACGACCAGCCGGTTGTCGATCATTATACCTATTGCATCTGTGGCGACGGCGATCTGATGGAAGGCATCAGTCAGGAATCCATCTCGTTGGCCGGGCATCTGAAGCTCGGAAAGCTCATCGCCTTTTACGACGACAATCTCGTGACGCTCGCCGGTCCGTCGGACCTTGCGCTCAGCGACGACCCGGTGCAGCGCTTCGAGGCCAGCGACTGGCACACGCAGTTCATCCCGGCCGACCAAGGGAACGACGTCGACGCCATCGAGCACGCGATCGACGTCGCGCAAAACGTCACCGACCGCCCGTCGCTGATCGTCGTGCGCACGCACATCGGATACGGGTCGCCTCGCCAGGATAGTTATCTCGCGCACGGCGAGCCGCTCGGACCCGACAACGTCAAGAAAACCAAAGAAGAACTCGGCTGGCCTGTGGAGCCGGCGTTCTACGTGCCGGACGATGTGCTCGCGTGGTTTCGCGATGTCGGCGCGAAGGGTGCCGGTCTCGAAGCGCGCTGGCAAACGATGTTCGACGCGTGGAAAACTGGCAACGCGGATTTGGGCGCGCAGCTCGAACGCGCGCTTCGCAAAGAAATTCCCGCCAATTTGCCCTGGCCCTCATTCGATGCCGGCAATGGCAACGTCGCGACGCGCGACGCCGGCGGAACGGTGATGAATGCAATCGCGGCAGCGTTGCCCGAACTCGTCGGCGGTTCGGGGGATCTCGACCCGTCGACCAAAACGTATTTGAAAAATTGCGGCGACTTTCAGCCCAACGAATACGCCGGCCGCAATATTCATTACGGAGTGCGCGAGCACGCGATGGTCGCGATCAACAACGGCATCGCGTTACACGGCGGATTGCTGCCGTTCGGCGCCACCTTCTTCAACTTCTCGGATTATTGCAAGCCGGCCATTCGTCTGGCGTGCCTATCGAAGTTGCACTGCATCCTCGTCTTCACGCACGACTCGTTCTTTTTGGGTGAAGACGGCCCGACCCATCAACCGGTCGAGCAACTGGCGATGCTTCGCGCGACGCCCAACTGTTATGTCGTCCGGCCGGCAGACGCACTCGAAGTGACCGAAGCCTGGAAGCTCGCGGTCGCACGCGACGGGTCGCCGTGGATCCTGGTATTGACCCGCCAAAAGGTTCCGTTCTTGGGCGCTCGCGACGCCGCGGTTTCAAAGGGCGCGTACGTGTTGACGGATGCCGACGGCGGCAAGCCCGACCTGATCTTGATCGCGACGGGTTCCGAAGTATCGCTCGCGGTCGACGTCAAGAAACTGCTCGACGCCAAAGGTCGCAAGACCCGGGTGGTATCGATGCCGTGCTGGGAACTGTTCGACCAGCAACCCCAGTCATATAAGGATGACGTACTCCCGCCCGGTGTCGGCGCCAGAATATCGATCGAAGCGGGCGCCACGATGGGTTGGTCCAAATACGTCGGCGACCGCGGACTATCGGTCGGCATCGACCATTTCGGCGCTTCGGCCCCAGCGGCCGATCTCGCCAAGGCATTCGGTTTCACCCCCGATCGCATCGCACAACTCGCTCTCGACGCGTACGCACCCACTCAATCGTAG
- a CDS encoding bifunctional transaldolase/phosoglucose isomerase, translating into MKNQLEQLLDDGQSVWLDNLRRSMFASGELARLIDRGLRGMTSNPTIFEKAIGAGNDYDQQLGKLIGTELNAEALFWDLAVQDIQSACDAFANVYKTSGGNDGFVSLEVSPLLAHDTQGTIAMAKDLWHRVDRPNLMVKIPGTKEGVPAIEECIYSGLNINVTLIFSVDMYEKTARAYVRGLQRRVAENKPVDKIRSVNSVFVSRIDTAVDKMLQARIAKGEKLEGLLGKTGVANLKLTYQRFKDVFLGEEFAPILAAGGAVQRPLWASTSTKDPHFPDLMYVETVVGPHTVNTMPPATLDALLDHGKIVADTVESDLDAARQVMQALQDAKISLFEVTDQLQTEGVTSFSDSFAALLGAIVYKQKLLASGGAERIKLSMGNAQPHFDAALAQLVKNDFLKRLWGLDPTLWSSSPQAADIIKRSLGWLTIPQHMLESVPELRKFGTDVKEHFDFAVVCGMGGSSLAPDILADTFGRYGDYPELLVLDSTCPAQIKELEERIRIADTVFVISSKSGTTTEPNAFYAYFHEKVTKELGASVAGRNFIAITDPGSPLEDEAKACGFRATFDNDPTIGGRYSALSYVGIAPSAMAGYDINLLLDRALGAMHADDRTVDPKSAPGVRLGAAFGGAAVNGRDKLTIIAHPDVAAFGAWAEQLVAESTGKDGKGIVPVAGEKLGSPGDYSSDRIFVYVGANLPDPAAGVDDKLKALEAAGHPVVRLAMNDEYDLGEQFYLWEVAVAAAGSIIGIDAFDQPNVQESKDNTVELLEKYSKEGRFDEPAANAKGSDFDVTFLSGSRDIHAQTPVTALSGLFAQLRASDYAAITAYVARNERHEALLDELRLKIRDARKVATTVGFGPRFLHSTGQLQKGGPDECVALQIVADDPDDIPIPGMHVGFRTLLAAQALGDWQSLDKRNRRGVRIHLNGGVESGLRALIDAVDEALSVRV; encoded by the coding sequence GTGAAAAACCAACTCGAACAACTGCTCGACGACGGCCAAAGCGTTTGGCTCGATAACCTTCGCCGCAGCATGTTCGCATCGGGCGAACTGGCACGCCTGATCGACCGCGGACTGCGCGGCATGACCAGCAATCCGACGATTTTCGAGAAAGCCATCGGTGCCGGAAACGATTACGACCAGCAACTCGGCAAACTGATCGGCACCGAACTGAACGCGGAAGCGCTCTTTTGGGATCTCGCCGTCCAGGATATTCAGAGCGCCTGCGATGCGTTTGCGAACGTCTACAAAACGTCCGGCGGGAACGACGGCTTCGTCAGCCTCGAAGTATCGCCGTTATTAGCCCACGACACGCAAGGCACGATCGCGATGGCCAAGGATTTGTGGCATCGCGTCGACCGTCCGAACTTGATGGTGAAAATTCCCGGCACTAAAGAGGGCGTCCCGGCCATCGAAGAGTGCATTTACAGCGGACTGAACATCAACGTCACGTTGATCTTCTCGGTCGACATGTACGAAAAAACGGCACGCGCCTACGTGCGCGGCCTGCAACGGCGCGTCGCCGAAAACAAACCTGTAGACAAAATCCGCTCGGTGAACTCGGTCTTCGTCAGCCGCATCGATACGGCCGTCGATAAGATGCTCCAAGCGCGCATCGCCAAAGGCGAAAAGCTTGAAGGGCTCCTCGGTAAGACCGGCGTCGCCAACCTCAAGCTCACGTACCAGCGATTCAAAGACGTCTTCTTGGGCGAAGAGTTCGCGCCGATTCTGGCAGCCGGCGGCGCGGTGCAGCGACCGCTGTGGGCCTCGACATCGACCAAGGACCCGCACTTCCCGGATCTGATGTACGTCGAAACCGTCGTGGGTCCGCACACCGTGAACACGATGCCGCCGGCAACGCTCGACGCGCTCCTCGATCACGGCAAGATCGTCGCCGATACGGTGGAGAGCGACCTCGACGCAGCCCGTCAAGTCATGCAAGCACTCCAAGACGCGAAGATCTCATTGTTCGAAGTCACCGATCAACTGCAGACCGAAGGCGTAACGTCGTTTTCCGATTCGTTTGCGGCACTGCTGGGCGCGATCGTCTACAAGCAGAAGCTACTCGCATCGGGCGGAGCCGAACGCATCAAACTCTCCATGGGTAACGCGCAACCGCATTTCGATGCCGCCCTCGCGCAACTCGTGAAAAACGATTTCCTCAAACGTTTGTGGGGTCTCGATCCGACGTTGTGGTCGTCGTCGCCGCAAGCTGCCGATATTATCAAACGCTCGTTGGGCTGGCTCACCATTCCGCAGCACATGCTGGAATCGGTGCCGGAACTTCGTAAATTCGGTACGGACGTGAAGGAACACTTCGATTTCGCGGTCGTCTGCGGAATGGGCGGCAGCTCGTTGGCGCCGGATATTCTGGCCGACACGTTCGGTCGATACGGTGATTATCCCGAACTGCTGGTGCTCGATTCAACCTGCCCGGCGCAAATCAAAGAGCTTGAAGAACGGATTCGTATCGCCGATACGGTGTTCGTCATCTCGAGCAAGAGTGGCACGACCACCGAACCCAATGCCTTCTACGCGTACTTCCACGAGAAGGTCACCAAAGAACTCGGGGCATCCGTTGCGGGTCGCAACTTCATCGCGATCACCGACCCGGGATCGCCGCTCGAAGACGAAGCCAAAGCATGCGGCTTCCGCGCCACGTTCGATAACGATCCGACCATCGGCGGACGCTACTCAGCGCTGTCGTACGTCGGAATCGCGCCGTCGGCGATGGCCGGCTACGACATCAATTTGCTTTTGGATCGCGCGTTGGGTGCCATGCATGCCGACGATCGAACCGTCGACCCGAAGAGCGCGCCCGGCGTCCGGCTGGGGGCTGCGTTCGGCGGCGCAGCGGTCAATGGCCGCGACAAGCTAACCATCATAGCGCATCCCGACGTCGCCGCCTTCGGTGCGTGGGCCGAACAACTGGTCGCCGAGTCGACCGGAAAAGACGGAAAGGGCATCGTACCGGTTGCCGGTGAGAAGCTCGGCTCTCCGGGCGATTACTCCAGCGACCGGATCTTCGTGTACGTCGGTGCGAACTTGCCGGACCCGGCCGCCGGCGTCGACGACAAACTGAAAGCCCTCGAAGCAGCGGGGCACCCGGTGGTGCGCTTGGCGATGAACGACGAATACGATCTGGGCGAACAGTTCTATCTGTGGGAGGTCGCCGTCGCCGCCGCCGGTTCGATCATCGGCATCGACGCATTCGACCAACCCAACGTTCAGGAGTCGAAAGACAACACCGTCGAGCTGCTCGAGAAATACTCGAAAGAAGGTCGTTTCGATGAGCCTGCCGCGAATGCGAAGGGTAGCGATTTCGACGTAACGTTCCTATCCGGAAGCCGCGACATCCACGCCCAGACGCCGGTGACGGCACTCAGCGGTTTATTCGCCCAACTACGTGCGAGCGACTATGCTGCGATCACCGCATATGTCGCGCGCAACGAACGGCACGAAGCGCTGCTCGACGAGTTGCGACTGAAGATCCGCGATGCTCGCAAGGTGGCGACCACGGTCGGATTCGGACCGCGTTTTCTCCACTCGACCGGTCAGCTACAGAAGGGCGGACCCGACGAATGCGTCGCGCTGCAGATCGTCGCCGACGATCCCGACGATATCCCAATCCCGGGAATGCACGTCGGCTTCCGTACGCTGCTTGCAGCGCAAGCGTTGGGCGACTGGCAGTCGCTCGACAAGCGCAACCGCCGCGGCGTGCGCATCCATCTCAACGGCGGCGTCGAAAGCGGATTGCGTGCATTGATCGACGCGGTCGACGAGGCCTTATCGGTACGGGTATGA
- the zwf gene encoding glucose-6-phosphate dehydrogenase has translation MIANAPTNGAAANPLREGLATVDRIADPCSIVFFGASGDLFKRMLLPAVYSMHLNGTLPTGFAVIGFSRSPYTDESFRDYCRKQLDETMPHDRKPEGNLWDDFAARISYISADFKDENDFKLLKQRLADNDKQFGTGGNHLFYLATPPPVFPEVVRQLKASGLDPKDDDAGWTRIVVEKPFGTDLASARALQHEMDRVFVESAIYRIDHYLGKEPVQDIIALRFANTIFEPIWNRNYIADVQITAAESIGVELRGGYYDNAGALRDMIQNHVINLLALVAMEPPISSHADDIRNEKYKVLSAITPPAYEDVASMSVRGQYGPGTVDGQSVAGYRQEKDVKSDSNTETYAAVRFFVDNWRWAGVPFYLRSGKRLARKVSEIVVTFRPIPHRFYGDSTDDIEPNLLVIKIQPDEGIAMRFEAKVPGPKDHVRSVYMDFNYGSGFGVVSPPAYERLIGDAMRGDQTLFTRWDAVERAWQLVTPVLDVWTNSKDFSFPNYAAGTQGPEAALRLFPDWRRL, from the coding sequence ATGATCGCGAACGCCCCAACCAATGGCGCCGCCGCCAATCCGCTACGAGAAGGATTGGCGACGGTCGATCGCATTGCGGATCCGTGCAGCATCGTGTTCTTCGGCGCGAGCGGAGATTTATTCAAACGTATGCTGCTGCCGGCGGTGTATTCGATGCACCTCAACGGAACGTTGCCCACCGGCTTTGCGGTGATCGGCTTTTCTCGCTCGCCGTATACCGACGAGAGTTTTCGCGACTACTGCCGCAAGCAGCTCGACGAAACGATGCCGCACGATCGAAAGCCCGAAGGGAACTTGTGGGACGATTTCGCGGCGCGCATTTCGTACATCAGTGCGGATTTCAAAGACGAAAACGATTTTAAGCTGCTCAAACAGCGGCTGGCCGACAATGACAAGCAATTCGGAACCGGCGGCAATCACCTCTTCTACCTTGCCACACCGCCGCCGGTGTTTCCGGAAGTGGTGCGGCAACTCAAGGCCTCCGGCCTCGATCCGAAAGACGACGACGCGGGCTGGACACGCATCGTCGTCGAGAAACCGTTTGGCACCGACTTAGCATCGGCGCGCGCCCTCCAGCACGAGATGGATCGCGTCTTCGTCGAGAGCGCCATCTACCGCATCGATCACTACCTCGGCAAAGAGCCGGTCCAAGACATCATCGCGTTGCGATTTGCCAATACGATTTTCGAGCCGATTTGGAATCGCAACTACATCGCCGACGTGCAGATTACCGCGGCCGAGTCGATCGGGGTCGAGCTACGCGGAGGGTATTACGACAACGCGGGCGCGCTGCGCGACATGATTCAGAACCACGTAATCAATCTGTTGGCGCTGGTCGCGATGGAACCGCCGATCAGTTCGCACGCCGACGACATCCGCAATGAAAAATATAAAGTGCTGTCGGCCATCACACCGCCGGCATACGAAGACGTCGCTTCGATGTCCGTGCGCGGCCAGTACGGTCCTGGAACGGTCGACGGTCAAAGCGTCGCCGGGTACCGGCAAGAGAAAGACGTAAAGTCCGATTCGAACACCGAGACCTATGCTGCGGTGCGCTTCTTCGTCGATAACTGGCGGTGGGCGGGCGTTCCGTTCTATTTACGTTCGGGCAAGCGCTTAGCGCGCAAAGTATCGGAGATCGTCGTGACGTTCCGGCCGATTCCGCACCGCTTCTACGGCGATTCGACCGACGACATCGAACCCAACTTGCTGGTCATCAAAATTCAGCCCGACGAGGGCATCGCAATGCGCTTCGAAGCCAAAGTACCCGGTCCCAAAGATCACGTCCGCAGTGTTTACATGGACTTCAACTACGGAAGCGGGTTTGGCGTCGTTTCGCCACCGGCATACGAACGGCTTATCGGCGACGCGATGCGCGGCGATCAAACGCTGTTTACGCGCTGGGATGCCGTCGAACGCGCCTGGCAACTCGTCACGCCGGTCCTCGACGTCTGGACCAATAGCAAGGATTTCTCATTCCCGAACTATGCGGCGGGCACGCAAGGACCCGAAGCCGCCTTGCGCCTCTTTCCGGACTGGCGCCGTCTGTGA
- a CDS encoding glucose-6-phosphate dehydrogenase assembly protein OpcA — protein sequence MTIDVGSVLDELSQRRQERDNAPDVALMTVVAFFEDESIGRWLRPRIAAVAAKEPCRVILLDATRPANANSVSSTASGTQGQAAGDWIELGVADCSPESLASATSSLAHRTAPIALIWASFDMAGDERFAALAPQARTIVYNSSALERDENGLQALCSFAQRETGAAIIDLAYLRLAPWQDAVALFFDAKNVIHELFDLRRVRIVSGSRAEAYYLLGWLASRLEWTGCGPRQFCNRFGTEVDFAIETGGERRRLQRVRLDSSQTSFDAELQRGTPESIELSVAGAVEYPRRFRPVTNIGTPALIERALDAAVQDRVFLETLLAAGNILLRERGTE from the coding sequence GTGACGATCGACGTCGGCTCGGTACTCGACGAACTCTCGCAGCGCCGGCAGGAGCGCGACAACGCGCCCGACGTCGCGCTGATGACCGTCGTCGCGTTCTTCGAGGACGAATCGATCGGCCGTTGGCTGCGCCCGCGCATCGCCGCCGTCGCCGCCAAGGAACCGTGTCGTGTTATTCTTCTCGACGCCACGCGCCCGGCCAATGCGAACTCCGTTTCGTCGACCGCCTCCGGCACGCAAGGGCAAGCGGCCGGCGATTGGATCGAGTTGGGCGTCGCGGATTGCTCGCCCGAATCGCTGGCATCGGCGACGTCGTCGTTGGCGCACCGCACCGCGCCGATCGCGTTGATCTGGGCGTCGTTCGATATGGCCGGCGACGAGCGCTTCGCCGCACTCGCTCCGCAGGCGCGCACGATCGTCTACAACAGTTCGGCATTGGAACGCGACGAAAACGGTTTGCAAGCGCTGTGTTCGTTCGCGCAACGCGAGACCGGCGCTGCGATTATCGATCTCGCGTACCTGCGGCTTGCCCCCTGGCAGGATGCCGTGGCGTTATTCTTCGACGCGAAAAACGTGATCCACGAGTTGTTCGATCTGCGCCGCGTTCGAATCGTCAGCGGATCGCGCGCAGAAGCCTACTATCTACTCGGCTGGCTCGCCAGCCGGCTCGAATGGACCGGGTGCGGACCGCGGCAGTTTTGCAACCGCTTCGGCACCGAAGTCGACTTTGCGATCGAAACCGGCGGCGAACGGCGACGGCTGCAGCGCGTTCGGCTCGACTCGTCGCAAACGTCGTTCGACGCCGAACTGCAGCGCGGCACGCCCGAATCGATCGAGTTGTCGGTGGCGGGCGCGGTCGAGTATCCGCGGCGATTCCGGCCGGTCACCAACATCGGCACGCCGGCCTTGATCGAACGTGCGCTCGACGCGGCCGTGCAAGACCGGGTCTTCTTAGAAACGCTATTAGCCGCGGGCAACATCTTATTGCGCGAACGAGGTACCGAATGA
- the pgl gene encoding 6-phosphogluconolactonase, protein MNVPGVQVFDDAAGVARALADTIVTAGQDAIARNGAFRIALSGGTTPRAAYELLALEPDRDALSWSDVFVYFGDERCVPPDDEQSNYRMARNAFLDRISIPPSNVHRMRGEIDPTQAAIEYARTLRDDMGTPPQFDLILLGLGPDGHTASLFPGSPPDEDAQALVRAVYSKSQSQWRITITPEVINAARKVVFAAEGTAKAAVLKTVLQGPRDPEKYPAQIVAPNSGKLEWLVDKAALSFCGPAVSEA, encoded by the coding sequence ATGAACGTCCCCGGAGTGCAGGTCTTTGATGATGCGGCGGGTGTAGCGCGCGCGTTAGCCGACACCATCGTGACGGCCGGTCAAGACGCAATCGCACGCAACGGCGCGTTTCGAATCGCCCTTTCGGGCGGAACGACGCCGCGCGCTGCATATGAGTTGTTGGCGCTCGAGCCGGATCGAGACGCGCTGTCCTGGAGCGACGTCTTCGTCTACTTCGGGGACGAGCGTTGCGTGCCACCGGACGACGAGCAATCGAACTATCGCATGGCCCGCAATGCATTTCTCGATCGGATCTCGATTCCACCGTCAAACGTGCACCGCATGCGCGGCGAGATCGATCCGACCCAAGCCGCAATCGAATACGCACGCACGTTGCGCGACGACATGGGAACGCCGCCGCAGTTCGATCTCATTCTTCTGGGCCTCGGTCCCGATGGCCACACGGCATCGCTCTTTCCCGGCTCGCCTCCCGACGAGGACGCACAGGCGCTGGTTCGAGCCGTGTATTCGAAGTCTCAATCGCAGTGGCGTATTACGATTACACCCGAAGTCATCAACGCCGCCCGAAAGGTCGTCTTTGCCGCCGAAGGTACGGCCAAGGCCGCCGTGCTGAAGACGGTGCTGCAAGGCCCGCGCGATCCAGAAAAGTATCCCGCACAAATCGTCGCCCCCAATTCCGGCAAGCTGGAGTGGCTGGTCGATAAAGCCGCGCTCTCGTTCTGCGGCCCCGCGGTGAGTGAAGCGTAA
- a CDS encoding proline dehydrogenase family protein — protein sequence MSVLDRAMRSVILRAANDTSVRSLVRRYGMRAGASRFVAGETADAFLDAARKANRDGFAVACGYLGEGVTSPQEAMAARDTYCGLLRTFSDQQIDANVAFKLTHVGLDIDPELAYRLAGDVARTARDTGNTIRLDMEQSSYVDATLEGYRRLRDEFGCAGFVLQSYLYRSASDLRDHLAPGPNVRLVKGAYLEPPDRAYPQKTDVDANLIALAEMALSHPGYTAIATHDPAIVERVERLARERSLPKRGRFEFQMLYGIGTPLAERLRDAGYRVRIAIPFGEHWFPYLMRRLAERPANLAFFLKGSMARG from the coding sequence GTGAGCGTGCTGGATCGGGCGATGCGATCCGTTATTTTGCGAGCCGCAAACGATACTAGCGTTCGCAGCTTGGTGCGCCGTTACGGCATGCGCGCCGGTGCGTCACGGTTCGTGGCTGGCGAAACGGCCGACGCGTTCCTCGACGCGGCACGAAAAGCTAACCGCGACGGCTTCGCGGTCGCGTGCGGCTACCTCGGCGAGGGTGTAACGTCACCGCAAGAAGCGATGGCCGCTCGCGACACCTACTGCGGGTTGCTTAGAACGTTTTCCGATCAGCAGATCGACGCGAACGTTGCATTCAAACTCACGCACGTCGGGCTCGACATCGATCCCGAACTGGCGTATCGTCTGGCCGGAGACGTCGCGCGGACGGCGAGAGATACCGGCAACACGATTCGACTCGACATGGAGCAGTCGAGTTACGTCGATGCTACGCTTGAGGGATATCGTCGATTGCGCGACGAGTTCGGCTGCGCCGGTTTCGTATTGCAATCGTACTTGTATCGAAGCGCGAGCGATCTGCGCGATCACCTTGCGCCCGGGCCGAACGTGCGCCTGGTCAAGGGAGCCTACCTAGAGCCGCCCGATCGCGCGTACCCGCAAAAGACCGATGTCGACGCCAACCTTATCGCGTTAGCCGAAATGGCGCTATCGCATCCGGGGTACACTGCGATCGCGACGCACGACCCCGCAATCGTCGAGCGCGTCGAACGCCTCGCGCGCGAGAGGAGCCTGCCGAAACGCGGACGGTTCGAGTTTCAAATGTTGTATGGAATCGGGACACCGCTCGCCGAGCGATTGCGCGACGCCGGATATCGGGTGCGGATCGCGATCCCGTTCGGCGAACATTGGTTTCCGTATTTGATGCGCCGTCTGGCCGAACGTCCGGCCAACTTAGCGTTCTTTCTGAAAGGATCGATGGCTCGTGGCTGA
- a CDS encoding dihydrodipicolinate synthase family protein, giving the protein MAEPWGVWAATLTPIDTRLQIDTTRATEYYAELLEAGCDGVNILGTTGEAMSFGIDQRIALMEAVAAALPCDRVMAGTGAASLADTICLTRCAIDAGLRAALILPPFFFRDASNDGIVRFYDELLGAVPQSHGRLLLYNFPKMSGITFEPASVRRLLTELPGAFAGLKDSSNDRELQTALIAEFPALRVFPGSEAYVRDAVAGGAAGCISGTVALWPACARRALLSDRAAADMLVKARDCFTNLPLIPAMRHAVTIARHDDAWSNAMPPLAPLSVADKKTLERRLSALESLEVE; this is encoded by the coding sequence GTGGCTGAGCCCTGGGGCGTCTGGGCGGCGACGCTCACGCCGATCGACACGCGTCTACAGATCGACACGACGCGAGCGACCGAGTATTATGCCGAACTGCTGGAAGCCGGCTGCGACGGTGTGAATATTCTCGGTACGACCGGCGAAGCGATGTCGTTTGGAATCGACCAGCGCATCGCGTTGATGGAAGCCGTGGCGGCGGCGCTACCGTGCGACCGCGTTATGGCCGGCACCGGCGCTGCCTCGTTGGCAGATACCATTTGCCTGACGCGCTGCGCGATCGACGCCGGCCTCCGTGCTGCGCTGATTCTGCCGCCCTTCTTCTTCCGCGATGCATCGAACGATGGAATCGTGCGTTTTTACGACGAGCTGCTCGGTGCGGTACCGCAATCGCACGGCCGCTTGCTGCTCTATAACTTTCCGAAGATGAGCGGCATCACGTTCGAACCGGCGTCGGTGCGTCGATTGTTGACTGAATTGCCCGGCGCGTTTGCCGGTCTGAAAGACAGCTCGAACGACCGAGAGCTGCAAACCGCACTGATCGCCGAGTTTCCGGCACTGCGTGTGTTTCCCGGTTCCGAGGCGTACGTGCGCGACGCCGTCGCGGGCGGAGCAGCGGGCTGCATCTCCGGCACGGTGGCGCTATGGCCCGCCTGTGCGCGACGTGCGCTACTAAGCGATCGCGCAGCTGCTGATATGCTAGTCAAAGCGCGCGACTGCTTTACCAATCTGCCGCTCATTCCGGCGATGCGACATGCCGTTACGATCGCGCGTCACGACGATGCGTGGTCGAACGCGATGCCGCCACTCGCGCCCTTGTCGGTGGCGGATAAAAAAACGCTCGAGCGCCGGCTATCGGCGCTCGAGTCGTTGGAGGTGGAGTAG